In Ptychodera flava strain L36383 chromosome 6, AS_Pfla_20210202, whole genome shotgun sequence, the sequence TACACTTTCTCTATGGGCATGCGTAGTCGAGTGTCACGCAACATATTGCTATGGTGCACTTTTGCAATGTCGCCATTTCGGTCAAAgctgtttaaaaataaacatatgtGATCGCAGTATAAGTTGGATGATATCTTTTATCTTTTAAGCATGAAACtcgaaatatttaaatttgaagaacTTTAGTGCTATTTACATAATAATAGATGGTATGATGACACATAAATATCCAACTGATTACacctcactcactcactctctctctctctctctctctctctctctctctctctctctctctctctctctttctttctttctctttctctgaATGACAATTCATAGAAAGTTATGACAAGACGAAATGTTTAAGACCTCAGTTGGCGTAGCATTTACTCTATCAGAAGCCGTTGAGGGACGGTAAATTTGTAACTCCAGAGCGAGGCACTGACTGCAAATTATCAAGCGTGGATAAGAACAATCCAATATCTctaaaaatgattattttatcTTTAGCCAGGCTGAAGTCAAATTGTATGCATTTGAACGAGATCAACCCATCGCTTTAACATATAAAATGAACTGTATTACTTTTATAAGAAAGTACGACTGACTTCTTCAGAAAAAATGTACTCCTAATCCATGGACTCTTTCGGCAACTGGAAGAGTTCTATGGATACAATAAGAAATAACTTAGACTTTTATAATATAAAACATTTATTAATATTAACCTGAAAATTGGCCAGGAACATTTGGTGTGGTATTCAACCATGTCTACACCCTTTTCGATAAAGTCACAGCTGGTGTCACAAAGTATTTGGAAGGCTTCTGGGTCCTCATCTTTCAATTGCAGGGCAGTCTTGAAACCGTCGGCGAACATGCTCTCTCCACCAGTTGTACCTCCACATTGCTTGATGCAGTGGAATACTGAAAGCTGTGTTCAAATCGTCGAGTGGAGGAAATGATGAATAAGGCAAGAAGCTGTTACCTCTGatgagttttgacaatttaGTTTTATATGTCACTTTCAAGTTCTTGCACTGCTCCTAAAGGCATTTTGAAACTctcaactatttagcttgtaaatacagagtatatatatatatatatatatatatatatatatatatatatatatatatatatatatatatatatatatataatgcactGTAAAATGCACAGTCATTGTTTACAATCGAATTCATAAATCAACGATGGAAATGCAATCCCCCTAGTAGGTACAGGTTGAGTTTACAAGCTGAATACCATATATCTCCATATGCTTTGGGAAGTAGCACaacaaattatattgaaatttaaaaaaaaacaaaaatagagaaaaaggtcatcaaaagttacagcgtCTGCCgtttcaaaataatcaaagttcGCCTATTACAAATAACAATATCATTTTACTCGTTTCCAACAAATCATGTCGATGTTAACATTCAAAAGTAACTATATTCCGATTGCATAAGTGATCTTTGCTCTAACTTTATGGCTGAAGAGCGTGTGTACAAATTTAGTGAGACACCTAAATTTGAATTGAAGACGAGAACTATTGAAAGGTCGTCTCAAACTTACATTTGGTGTGTAGTCGAAGTGTGGCAGGTCAGTGTGTAGACTGAGTTTGTGTCCAGTGTACGCCAAACTGTTAGCCCCCGCCTTACTTTTCACTGTGTGGACATGCCTGCAATATCAACACAAGTAACAATGTCAGATCGGCGAGAGACCTAATCACAATATAATTTTGTTATTCTAATGAATGCTATCTTGATGTCGGACAGGTCGTAGAGgttttgacaaaatgaagacaatctTTAGATAGCCATGGATTTTAACTTGGTAAATAAGCGCAAAACTTCTGTCCATCAACTCGTGAAGTACAATATCGTGTAAGTGTAGCATTCTATGTGAACAAAAGCTCCGTTCCTCATGACGATAAAAAATTTCTGAAGACAGACAATGGAAGGATTTATTAGGGCATGGAATTCCTGATACGAAATCAGAATGGAGAACTGGCCGGGATGAGCTCTAGAAAAAGTCTACGGTATACAGTGCAAGCTTTCACATACCCGTAACTGGTGAGTTTCAAGTACGATATCCTTTCTGCTAGTTTCGCTATGTTCCCAGTTTCTGCAGGCgcacccttcaaaagtgttagtCCAACGTCGCGTAAGGCCTCTAGAAACTGTAACAACTCTGAATCGTCTGACATGACTGAGTCAAATTGAAACGTTGGCATTTCGTCACGAAGCTCATGTCCCCACATGCGGGTTTTTTTCTTCGGCGTTTCTTCTTTAAAAGTCACGTCCTTTAGCAAGCTGGTTTCAAACGGGGACGTGTGATTGTCTGGCCAGTGGATGTAAACTTTGACCCCTCCATCGGATAATGTGACACCAGTTGGTTTGATATCCACATCTAAATCTTCTATTAGAGAGATCCTGCCGTAAGCGTCATGATGCCAGCACGACATACAGCGACAATTGTCGCGGAGCCACACGAAGGGATATCTAGAAACGGTTCCATCGTTCCACTCTAACAACAACATCCTGGAGGACTTACAAATCTTTGCCTCGTTGACCAAGGGTTTCGCGCTTCCATCTCCGTGTGCGGTTGACTGCGCCTGCGAAGTGAGGCCGCGTACGAAGAAGGATCTGGCCCGTGATTTTGGACCCAACTCAGAGCGTTACAACCTTCGCGTGAGGTTGCCTCTGCTACTGTCGTCGTATTGAGACACAATGTCGATTTCCAGCTCGCTAGGACGTTCCGACTGCATCTCACAGCACCAAAGAAAGGCAAAATTGATTTACAATGGGTTGCAAATCGCAATATCGGAGTTAACATGGTGATCGTGATTACATATAACTTGCGATAGAATAAATGTAGAGTCTACTGCTCGCAACAATCAAGATgtcaatcagcagttttgtcatGTCACATGACACAATATATCAACCAACAAGTCAATCAGTTCAAGGCCTCAACCCATCACAATATTCAATATAAAGTATCAATACAAGGAAGATGGTCAGATACAAACTGATGAGCAAACAAATTTAGAGGTCCTGGAgcagttctcaatccctggttctcgcattagtggtcgtagactctctcacagcccctcgtcgACTTCGCCTCAGTCCATACTAGCGCCCTCAGCAGTCGAGCCGGCGAAGGCGGCGAGGCAGTTCCGGTACGCTACAGCACGGCTGGCTCGGTGATCGTCGCTTGttagaaagaccgttgagggcgcataacTGCGTAGCGAAcgaaggggctgtgagagagtctataGTGGTCGTTGACATCGACCGTTTATTGTGATTTAGTCCGTTGTTCtcatttgaaagttgtgcaaAGGTAGTCAATTTGCTCACAGATTTTGCTGATAAAGAACCTCCCCTCTACAGATTATGGTCAAAAAACGCATAGCAATCGCACAATAATTAAACATACTGTGACATTATATTTGCAACTTAAGTCTGACACGTCATTTTTTTCTCGTTTTTTGAAAGATTTCCTcaagaaaaattgacaaactcttggatttcaaaaacattttccGGACTCCGAGATAatgtataaaatgaaaataaggcTCTCATCAGATAAATTTAGCTTTTAATGAGTTGTAGATATAGCTCATTCGTACAGCATGTTATTTCATTCAATAAATATTCGATGATGAAGTCCGCCATAAAATGGAAACTCAAAACTATGATTCACTCGATCAAAGAAAAGCTCATCATTTACATACACCAGTTTCGTCCATTTATCTGTCAAGAGAGCAAACTCCATCCGACGCATGACGCCTACGACGAATTAATGTAGCCTTCCATAAAAATATTTCCGCCTGCATTTGACCAAAAAATCTACTCACTGCAGATCTACGGCATATCAAACTCTCCATCGAATTTCAACAGGGGGCGTCCTCGAACTTTCTTATCTGTTAAAGGGGCTTTCAGAATGCTATCGGACAGTAGGTTTCAGAGACATTaggatttttttgcaaaaaaacgaGGAAGCAGGCACGGGAATGTACATACACAAAATCTCTCTGATTAAAATATATCCGAATGATATCATTCCTGCGTGCCTAAAATCTTCTTTAAAAGTTATAGAGGTATCAGAGGAGTAAGCTTGTTTTACAGTGGAGAAAAACTAAGCCGGAAAATTTAAATATGCGAATGTAACACCATTTCATTCAAGGGAGAATgttcctcggggacagatatccgAACTCTCAAACTTATACAATGCTTTTAAGTCTGCCACGTGTGGTgtgtcattttgaagctcttggagtgaatAAAGTTTCGATAggattatttttgtgaaaattacaaaTCCTTCCTACCCCGAGTTGAACCAGTgatgccggccattttgaatttcaagtgtcggtaaatattgggtaatttgtgtctctagtagtggtaccaaagtttgcacagtgtcccccgattttaattcttgatttccaAAGGAAATGTTTCTTtatggaaagtttaagcaagTTTAGGACTTTCAATTCGAgtcgcgtactaccttaaaagtaAAAGTCTGTGAAAGTAAGTTCCTACTCCATGAGAAAAGAAAATCCAGTCGAAGATATCCTCTTCTGCAGGGCATGGTTCAATAACCCTGTTAAATTGTTATCATTTGACCGCGACCCCTCTACACAGTTTGGAGTTCAATAAAGCACACGTATGAACATACACGTTAGTATAAAGCGCATACGAATATTGCTAAAACAAGGATGACTGCATCGTTAAATGGAGCATCATATCGCTTTTGAGATAATGTTACGCACCAGCAGAACTATATTTTCAGGCTTGAAAGTCCGGTAAATTAAATCAATAATTTTTCGTTCGGATTCGAATTCCCAGCCTATGCTATACCCTTGTACATGGTATGGAAATAAGCGATTAAAATGACTCAGCTACGTCCCAAAACCATCGTAGCGAGAGGAAGGGGAGATCAAAAGAGGGATATTTTGACCAGATAACGGATAGCTCATTGGTGCAATTTAGAATTAAGATCTTAATACATAACTACTGTATGACTTTAATTACTTACCTGTACGCCTAAGCCAAACCAGTTGAAGGGTGGCTAGAATGCGTAAGGAATAAAGAAAAGTGTAAGgcgtaaaataataataataataatgatgatgatgatgatgatgatgatgatgatgatgatgatgatgatgttgatgatgatgatgatgataataataagaagaagaagaagaagagtaAGAAATATAGCTGAAAAGCAGCAATGAAGGGTTTCGAGTAACATagccaaaatattataaaaattccCAGAAGTTTGGCTTTAGCTTTATTGTAAAGCCCAGAATTACATACGTGCACAACAAATGATATATAGGATGTGGCATCATTATGCCCCCATACTAC encodes:
- the LOC139134818 gene encoding gamma-butyrobetaine dioxygenase-like, which codes for MLLLEWNDGTVSRYPFVWLRDNCRCMSCWHHDAYGRISLIEDLDVDIKPTGVTLSDGGVKVYIHWPDNHTSPFETSLLKDVTFKEETPKKKTRMWGHELRDEMPTFQFDSVMSDDSELLQFLEALRDVGLTLLKGAPAETGNIAKLAERISYLKLTSYGHVHTVKSKAGANSLAYTGHKLSLHTDLPHFDYTPNLSVFHCIKQCGGTTGGESMFADGFKTALQLKDEDPEAFQILCDTSCDFIEKGVDMVEYHTKCSWPIFSFDRNGDIAKVHHSNMLRDTRLRMPIEKVYPYYKAVKTYDNLIHREENMVSFRMQPGDMVMFENTRVLHGRKAFEVTEDAVRHLETAYLDWDGVYSKIRCLRERLGMSFNEY